From Triticum aestivum cultivar Chinese Spring chromosome 7B, IWGSC CS RefSeq v2.1, whole genome shotgun sequence:
AATACGAGTATTATGTGTATACACCAGCTTGCTGACATacatttttgttttccttttgtgTTTTGACAGCTTGGCTGCCCTTTGTTGCTGCTGTCTGTTGGATGCTTGCTTCTAAGTTGAGTTCTAAGCGACAAGGAACAGATTTGGTGCAGCTGCTATGTGTTCCATATTGGAAATTGGGATCGGCTTGTTGATTAATAGTACTAGTACTTCTTAGAGGAGATTACAAGAACTCCTTACCGTCATATTTGTATGTTCAGATGATTGGTGTACCTTTTCGCATAAAAAAAGAGATGTTTGTTGTAATGCCTAGTGAACATGAAAAAACAAACTGAAAGCTCAAACCAATCCACAATACCCTGAAAGAAAAGACTAATCCACGACCATACTTATAATAACTTGGAAATTCAGCAGGGTTTCAACACAACATAACAAACTTGGTAATCCAGCGGGAGTTCAAGAAATGAAAAACTTGGAGATTTGGCAGAGACGACGATAGTACCAGTACGACATTGCCGCTCGACAGATTACTTCTGCACACCATTGCAGCAGCACACACAGATAGCAAAGAAAACCGAGGAGGCGATAAAGCATTGCTCCAGGCCGAACTGAAGGGCGTCTCACTCAGTGGCGACAGGCGGCCTGTTTCTGCGGTCTGATCCAGTCCTGCAGCACCAAGGTGACCCTGTCGTGCTGCTTCACGGAAGAGCCGTGCAGGAGTGGGGAGGAGCGGGCGAGGACGCTGTTGTAGTGGACGTACTCCTTCTGCCGGAACCTCTCCTGTTCGGGCAGCATCATCTCGTCCCACTCGGCGTGCAGCTTCTCCGACAGGCTCCAGTCGATGTTGTACCTGGTGGCGCCGAAGCACGTCTGGCTCAGGACACGCCTCGCAAGGGTCCGCAGGTCGGGCACGCAAGCCCCGTGCTTCGACCACCATTTAACTGTGATTTCAAGTCATAAACGTGGTAAGAAGGTACTTGTAAGTCAGTCATGTAGTATGATATGAACGAATGAATGAAATGGTGATGATCTCAGTGGGTGTAAGCAGGCCATATACTCCAGTTTGCAACTTCCAACATACAGTACTAACTAAAcaactatgttgacaagcttaagctgaTGCAGAGAAGTTGATCATTTTACACATTCATCTGTAAACCTTTTAGCTtctctgctactccctccgtcccaaaataagtgtctcaagcttagtacaactttgtactagagttagtacaaagttgagacacttattttgggacggagggagtattatttaaacaaCTGTGTTGACAAGTTACACTAATGCAGAGAAGTTGATCATTCTACACATTCTGACTTTGAATTGAATAGAGAAGTGCATCATGACATGATATATTTGTGCCACATTCACATACTAACTAAATATGTTGGCGCACTGACACTATTCCAACTCGCTCTAAAGATTGAAAAAAATCCAGTTCATATGACACAGAAAGGCACTACCGTTAGTGGCTTGTTAAGGAGTGGGCATTTTGTAAAAGATTAGGGTGTAGCTTACCTTGTGGTAATTCCATTATTTGCTGCTTTGCTGGATCTGTATCGAAATAGCCCAATTTCTTTTCATACACTTCCAATTGTGCTAATGCTTTTATGGGATTGTAATGAGCCTTGCCCAGTTGGATTATACAGGCCGCGATGCCACTGCTGATCACAGTATAAGGGTGGAATCCAGCTGCGTAGAAGATCCTTGGGTTTAGCATCGGACCAGCAGCATGGAGAGGGTTATGCAAGTAACCATCCCATATCTTGTCAATTATACGCAAATAAAACTCACTTTCATCTCCAATATTGACACATATCTCTTCTTTTGCACCATGCATGGCTTCATACAAGATACCCATCGGACAGATATCAGATTCCAGTTTATACAACACTCTGACAAGTGGGCTTGTAACCTTCACGACTTTGGCAGCAGCATGCCAAAATGCATCGTCTGTCTTTACTATGCTCTGGATACGCTCGAACAAATCAAGACAAGCCCAACCCGAGGGAACCCATTCAGGCGAGCTGAACATCTGCACCAGACCTACTCTTGCAGAAACTAACCTCTCTAATGTGATGAACACTGCCACAAATTTCAGATAAGAACTGCTCAAAATCTCCTCCTGAACATATCGTTTCAATTTCATTGGCAGTGCATGGCCATATAAAAACCTTGTAATTTCCCTTGCCTTCATTAGGACTTCACTGACATGCTCGAGCGCTGCTATTTTCTCAAGTAGAAGGTTGATGCAATGGTCAGCACATAGCACGAAGAAAAAACTGTCATGTTTATTTAGCACATACTGCCGTGCCATCTGCATATGGGGTGACACGTCATTCATGACAATCTGAACAATGTTATGGGCACCAACATCTTCAACCACGCAAGAAAGCATTGATTCTAGCTCATCGAAGTCCTCAGTGATTTCAGAGACGTCAATGGATCTGAGGAACTGCGTACCTTTGCTGCAGTGCACCAGGACACTTACGAAGCTTTTGTCACACTTGCTCTTCCAACTATCCACAATTACAGTGCAGCCACTTGTTTGCCACTCTTGCTTGAGTTCCTTTGCGCGGTTCTCAGTTTCTCTTAGTTGCTCCTGCAGAACAGCTTCGTACGTAGGCATTACAGCCCCAGGCCCATGGGGAAACACAACCATCTCCCTCAAAGATGATGAATGGAGAACACCAGGCTCAGGTCCAGCTTCGGAGAAGAACTTGCCTATTGATTTTGCTGACGGAGAATCGAAGTAATCACTTGCCTCAACCTTGGGTTTCAGTTGACAAGAATTATATGCGATTTCCTTGGGCTGCCTCAAATCCGGTAGATAATGAAGAAAGCAGCGGTTATTGGACACAGTTGGTTGTAGCTGTGGTTGCTGGACTTGAGCAGATGGAAGGGCTGGGCTTGTGTGAGGAACCTCATCATGTTCATGCTTCCGTTTCTTCATTTTTCTGAGCATCCAAGCTTTCTCTTCTTGCGATCCACAAGTGAACTCCTTAAGCTTGTGCTGACATTGCCCCTGATGCCTGCTAAATGGTGCTCTAGGCAGTTGTAACTCGAAACCACCTTAACGCAGTAATGGCATTGGCAGCTCACTCTGCAACCTTCCTCACCAATGGTTTTGCCATGCCTTTCTTTTCCACGGTTACTTGTCTGAGGATATTGTACAGAAAAAACCTGAAGGAAAGCAATGAGGGATACTTCAGTAATGCAAAAATTAAAATGTCAAATTCCCAAAACATGAGTGCAACATTTCACCAATGATTAGATTTCATCTGCTTCCTCTTCATGACAGCACATGATGTACTGCTACTGATGAATCTACCACATGTCAACAGAGTATTACTGGATCTTAGAAGTTTAAACACAGTAATTCTGGATATGTAGTTCTTCACAGATTAGTGATGTCGTATAAGCATAAGACTACCCTCCTCTCCCCCGCCGCTTGATCTCCCTCCTCCGGCCAACTCCTCCACAACAAAGAGCAGATCCGGAACCCTCTCTCCACCCATCCCGAAGTCCAGCGGCGCCGTCACCAGGGTCGGAGCCGCCGTCCACCTCCACGCCTGACTTCATCCCAGCTCGCTCGCTCCCGTGTGGCCCCGTCGGCcggcggcacgggcggcggcggggccctgaaCTGTCTTGGCGGCGCTGGTTCTCGGGGCTCGACGGGGGCAACGTGATCCCGTGCGGTGCTAGGCGCGCTTCCATGGCGGCCCGCGTTGGTGCTGCTGGAGGCGGGGGAGGCTTCACTTGACCTCGCGGAAACCACTCGAAAAAAAAAAACTTGACCTCGCGAAAGGTTGTGTAACTCGGCAATATGGTTTTCGCTCGGTGTTTCCTAATTATTACTGTAGTTAAGATCTTCTTAATGAATGCAAAAATGGTCATTCGAAAAAACAATACCCCTCTGAAACAAATGACGTGCAGTGACTTTTTCCTGATactaaaattaaaaaaatcatagtTTTAGCAATTCCTTCAAATCGGCTCAAACCCCTTTCAAAATCTAACATTATGCTGCCCAATTCACAAGAAAAGAACCCCAGACAAAATCTAAAAGGGAGAAAGGGGAATTCTTCCCGAGCATGCTCCAATGCACACCCTCTGTGCAAAAAAAATTCGCAGATGACTTTGACTGTTTACCATTTCTGGACATTGATGCGACGACGGGTTTAATGGAGGAAAGGACATTCACTAGTGGGTGGGTGGTGAACAAATTTTGCTGGAGAACAACATTTCATTCTTTTTACCATGATATGCTTTTAAtagttagatcaacaattattcccGAAATTGCAGTCACCAAAAGAGGCAACACAAACTTCGGTGGATAACTGGGGCAAGGTGAACCGAGCATGGTTCGAAAGAGAATCCGACGGGGGTGGATGTGTACTAGAGAGACATTGGAAAACAAACAAAGATAGGTTGGGAAAAAATGTAAAACCCAAGTGAGATGGGTGTTGTGTTGGATACATGTTCCCTTGATTGGTTACTTCAGAGAACTTCATCGGCATAAACACACAATTTCAAAGAACACCTTGGGATAATCCTAGTTCTTAATGTTGCACTTGAACAATGAGATTAAAAAAAAAGCATGAGAAACATGCATTTAGATCTAATATACTCCCTAGAAAAAACAGAAATGGTATCAACAAAAACATTTTATGCTTCTATTGAATAAATTGCTTTTCCTTACCTTTGACTTTAGATCTCGTCTTCTCTGTTCCAAGATGTAAATGATGGCCTAAAAGTGGGGCAATGGATGTGGTGCGCTGGAAAAGGGTGAATGGCGGAAGCCTGGGAAATATGCATTTAGTTCTAATATGCTCCCTAGAAAAAAATGGTATGAACAAAATCATTTATGCTCCTAGAGAATACATTATTTTTCTTACCTTTGACTTTGGATCTCGCCGTCTTCATCCAAGATGTAAAAGGAGGATGGCTTGGGCAGCGACTGTGGTGCGTCGGGAAAGGGCGGATGGTGCAGTGCGTCAGTACCTTGGAATACCACAATCTCACCTAAGAGGAAAACACAGATGATGGATTTACGAGGGCAAACATATCTAGAGAGTGGAAGTGGCGGCAATGGATGGAGAAGAAGATAGTTAGATCTAGACAATGTTCATGGTTGACGGTGGAGGAGAAGATAGTTAGGTCTAAggagtggtggtggcggcggcgggtggaggagAATATGGTCAGATCTAGAAAATATTGATGGTTGCAGGTGGAGGAGAAGATAGGTGGATCTAGATAATGTTGATGGTTGTGTCGTGTGGGGGATGGCTTTATAGCCGCACGGTTTGAGATTAGGGGTGCGACCACGATCCGCGTGATGCAAGGTGCGGGCCGTCAGATTGGAGATGGGTGGCGGAGAATGGGGTAAAGGGGGTGGCGCGGATAGGTGACATGGAGAGGGAGGTGTGTTTCTTTTCTAAGGGTGAGGTAGGGTGCGGGGATGCGAGGAAGGCGTGTGTCTCAGGTAGGTGGATGCCAGTTGGGACCGGGCATTTTTTGGATGGATTGCTTTTGTGCGGCGTTGCTCGTCGCCGCAAATTTTGGATGGATATCTGGGCCCATGAGTTGTGTGGTCGTGACGAGACTAGTGCAAAGGCGTAAAATTAGATTATTGCTAGGACAATTTGGAAAGCGTATTTCTATGTTTTCCACGATCAATTGATACAAGGGGTGCTTATTTCAGGTATTGTATATCACTCCTCAACATAAAAGTACTCCCTTTGTTCAACTATTATCTAGTTCTTTCTCAGCAGTGGCTGTAACGCCACACAACACCTCGACTTGCCCCCCAGGGTCTCAGAGCGTTAGTGACATAGGCGCCGATGTTTGATGGCAATGACGCCCCCTCCTCTCCTTGTTGTGTTACATTTCGTGGTTGCTGCTGCACTCTAGCCTTTTCTTTCTGATCAACGTGGCGCTCAGTGGTGGCAGAGAGGAGGGAGGACGCGGCAAGGGTGAGGAAGGAACTAGGGTTTTGGGGGCGAGATGGAAAggactttgtttgtttgccatttCCGGAGATAGATGAGACCAGGGGTTTTAATAGTTGGAAGGACATCTATAGGTAGGTGGGTGGGTGGAACAATTTTCTTTGGGAGAAATAGCTTTTCCTTTTTACCCCTGATATATTTTTAATAGCTAGATCACCAATTATTCATGAAATCACGGTTACATCATCATTATAACATCCAATAGAAACTTTGGTAGATTATCGGGGCAATTCTCGATGAACCAACGATGGTTCGAAAGAAAATTCGACGGGGGTGGATGTATACTAGAGAGACATTGGAAGAGAAAAAAATATAGGTTGAAAACAAATATAAATCTCGAGTGAGGTGGTTGTTGTGTTGGATACATTTGCCCTTGATTAGCTACTCCATACAACTTCATCAACATAGACACACAATTACAAAGGCCAACTTGGCAGAATCCTAGTTGAATATCTTAACGTTCTACTGCACTTGAACAATGAGATTTTGACAAGAAGTCTGGGAAACATGCATTTAGTTCTAATATAATCCCTAGAAAAAAATGGTATCAACAAAAATCGCTTTCATGCACCTAGTGAATAAATTGATTTTCCTTACTTTTGTTATATGAGAGAGGAGAATTTTTCCGATTAAACTTCACATTCATGCTTATAAATTTGGGTGAATTTAAAATTTCATTCAAATCACTGAGTCAATTTGCTATAAAATTTGACATGACCTTTGCTCTTACTTAGAGTTTTGTTTCATTCTCAAATTAGAAAAAATATGAAGGACTTAGAAGTTAATAGTACAATTCAATATATCCATCCACATCTTGCGGGGGTGTGGAGACAAGGAGGTGTTTGTACTAAAGTGTTTTAGCTAAGGTATGGTGTCCAAGAGGGCAGTAATAAACTGCACTTTGGAGGGGTGTACCCTATATCTTAGATTAGAGAAATCAGTCTTGAATCTTTGTTTCCAAGATGTTGAAGTGGGCTTCACCTTTCCGAAATGATTATTGTTGCGTTCTTTCCAAAGTCTCCATGCAAACACCAAGAATATATCCATCCACATCTTGCGGGGGTGAAGCGTTTTCTGTTGCCTTATCAGCTGTAGCCTATGATCATGAGTGGACCAATGGATGCCGAGGGATCTCCAACATTCCTAGCTGAAATTGCAATGGAAGAACAGGTGCTCCACAGTTTCCTCCATGTGCTCCCCACACAGTAGGCAGTCAAAGTTGTTACCAATATTTTAGTGTCTTCATTTGAGCAAGTTTCTGGTATTAAGGCAGCCAACCAGAAGAAACCAACCAAAGACTTTAATCTTGGGCATGCATTTGGTTTTCCATAACCATCTGAACGCCTCATGGGCGACCACCTCGCTGAAATAGAATCTATAATAGGCGTGATTTTGAATTTGTCACTCCCCCCCCAAATGCACATCCAGGTATCATGCAGATCCGAAGGAATAGTGGTGGTCACTTCATCTTGGATTTCTCTTAATTCAACACGTGCTTGTACCGAGAGGGGAAGGTGAAAAGTTGCATGCAAGTCAATAGTACAAAGGAAGTCGTTCACCGaggcgtctgatacgtctccaacgtatatataattttttattgttccatgctattaaagtatcatttTTCGATATCTTATACTCATTTactaacaactttatatcattttttgggactaacctattgacatagttcccagtgccagttgctcTTTTTTGCTTCCTTTTTACTCcatagaatatcaataccaaatggagtccaaatgccacgaaacgttttggagattttttctgcccagaagacacccaAGAGGCCCAAGGAGTGCACCAGAGGGGgcctgtggggcccactaggcaccagggcgtgacagggcccccaagcgcgccctggtggttaGTGGAGCCCACAAGAACCCCTCCACTGACctctgcctctataaatactctaaaatccccaaaaacctagggcagtcgatgaaacacaatcccagccaccgcaagttccagaatttgccatagccagttctttgccgtcagcttacaAAAACAGACGACAAAGAACTAGCTTATGACAAAGATATTATTTGCCATCAGCGAGTTCTTTGCCGTGTGCTAGTGACAACAAATAGAATCTTtaccgtccgctagcagacgacgaAGAGGTGGGGTGGGGtccagtcactagtagaaaacagggcttacgTTTGGGCCAGATaaacccattagtcctggttcagtcacgaaccgggacccatgggcccattggtcccggcctcgtgggggcattggtcccggtttgtctggcccctttggtcacagttggtgggacgaaccaagaacaatgggcctcgctcctggcccaccaccattggtcccggttggtggcttggaccgggaccaaagggtgatctttagtactggttcaagccatgaaccggaccaatgagatgcctatatatatatatacgcccTCGCGTAAGatcagagcacactgctctgttttttctggccggcgaggggagagggctttgtggtgctctagctcacctcctatgcacacgaggtgttcgatggaatgcccgagccacactacttaagctttctcctctccaagatcgacctccaagctccattttccttaatatttgtc
This genomic window contains:
- the LOC123159700 gene encoding uncharacterized protein, translating into MLRKMKKRKHEHDEVPHTSPALPSAQVQQPQLQPTVSNNRCFLHYLPDLRQPKEIAYNSCQLKPKVEASDYFDSPSAKSIGKFFSEAGPEPGVLHSSSLREMVVFPHGPGAVMPTYEAVLQEQLRETENRAKELKQEWQTSGCTVIVDSWKSKCDKSFVSVLVHCSKGTQFLRSIDVSEITEDFDELESMLSCVVEDVGAHNIVQIVMNDVSPHMQMARQYVLNKHDSFFFVLCADHCINLLLEKIAALEHVSEVLMKAREITRFLYGHALPMKLKRYVQEEILSSSYLKFVAVFITLERLVSARVGLVQMFSSPEWVPSGWACLDLFERIQSIVKTDDAFWHAAAKVVKVTSPLVRVLYKLESDICPMGILYEAMHGAKEEICVNIGDESEFYLRIIDKIWDGYLHNPLHAAGPMLNPRIFYAAGFHPYTVISSGIAACIIQLGKAHYNPIKALAQLEVYEKKLGYFDTDPAKQQIMELPQVKWWSKHGACVPDLRTLARRVLSQTCFGATRYNIDWSLSEKLHAEWDEMMLPEQERFRQKEYVHYNSVLARSSPLLHGSSVKQHDRVTLVLQDWIRPQKQAACRH